The Hymenobacter oligotrophus genome has a window encoding:
- the rpmF gene encoding 50S ribosomal protein L32, which produces MAHPKRRVSAVRRDKRRTHYKLDAKAVSVCQTTGELHLRHRAYVVDGDLYLNGKIAVKNYAPVASAAASTDED; this is translated from the coding sequence ATGGCACACCCCAAACGACGCGTCTCCGCCGTTCGCCGCGACAAGCGTCGCACCCACTACAAACTCGACGCTAAAGCAGTTTCTGTTTGCCAAACCACTGGCGAACTGCACCTGCGCCACCGCGCTTACGTAGTGGACGGTGACCTGTACCTCAACGGTAAAATCGCGGTTAAGAACTACGCTCCCGTAGCTTCGGCCGCCGCTTCAACCGACGAGGACTAA
- a CDS encoding helix-turn-helix domain-containing protein, with amino-acid sequence MTLTNPSEYKAALRRLDALVAAGFEGNEALEAEFRELVVAIDAYEDQLGLMPIPTLPATLADMIELKRQQMRLKQKELAELLEVPAGRLSQILSGKRRVTLDLAKKLYERLGISPEFILKKA; translated from the coding sequence ATGACGCTTACCAACCCTTCGGAATACAAAGCTGCCCTGCGTCGGCTCGATGCCCTCGTTGCAGCTGGTTTTGAAGGCAACGAGGCCTTGGAAGCGGAGTTTCGGGAGTTGGTAGTGGCCATCGATGCGTACGAAGACCAGCTTGGCCTGATGCCCATCCCCACCTTGCCTGCCACCCTAGCCGACATGATCGAGCTGAAGCGGCAGCAGATGCGGTTAAAGCAAAAGGAGCTGGCCGAGCTTTTGGAAGTGCCCGCCGGGCGCTTGTCGCAGATACTCAGCGGCAAACGCCGCGTAACGCTCGACCTAGCCAAAAAGCTCTACGAACGCCTCGGAATCAGCCCCGAGTTCATCCTCAAAAAGGCCTGA
- the pdxA gene encoding 4-hydroxythreonine-4-phosphate dehydrogenase PdxA, producing the protein MLPRIGISTGDLAGIGPEIIYRTLQDARILRFCTPVVYGTAATLFDEFPQDKNHAPLAFRQVREAADIVAGKVNAVTCWDEDFVLTPGQPSEASGRAARLSLIAAANDLKAGLIDGLVTAPISKDNTQGEGFTFPGHTEFLAHHFSPNNDSLMFLVADNLRVATATGHIPLKDVPTRLTSEVLTGKLRMLLHSLRQDFGIQKPRVAVLGLNPHAGENGLLGREEQDLVQPVIQQFLNEGHLVYGPYPADGFFGTRQYQQFDATLALYHDQGLIPFKTIAFERGVNYTAGLPVVRTSPDHGTAYGLAGKFAADPTSFREALYLACDLVRNRTVGK; encoded by the coding sequence ATGCTCCCCCGCATTGGCATAAGCACCGGCGACCTAGCCGGCATCGGACCCGAAATTATTTACCGCACCCTGCAAGACGCGCGCATTTTGCGCTTTTGCACGCCGGTAGTGTACGGCACCGCCGCCACTCTCTTTGATGAGTTTCCGCAGGATAAAAATCACGCTCCGTTGGCGTTTCGGCAGGTGCGCGAAGCAGCCGACATTGTAGCGGGCAAAGTAAACGCCGTAACCTGCTGGGACGAAGACTTCGTGCTCACGCCGGGTCAGCCGTCCGAAGCTTCGGGCCGAGCGGCGCGCCTTTCGCTGATTGCCGCCGCCAATGATCTGAAAGCCGGGCTGATCGACGGTCTGGTTACCGCCCCCATCAGTAAGGACAACACCCAAGGCGAAGGCTTTACCTTCCCGGGTCACACAGAGTTTCTGGCGCACCACTTCAGCCCGAACAACGACAGCCTGATGTTTTTGGTGGCCGACAACCTGCGCGTAGCCACCGCCACCGGCCACATTCCGCTGAAGGATGTGCCCACGCGTCTGACTTCCGAGGTGCTCACGGGCAAGCTGCGCATGCTGCTGCATTCGCTGCGCCAGGACTTTGGTATTCAGAAACCTAGGGTAGCCGTGCTGGGCCTCAACCCCCATGCCGGCGAAAACGGCCTGCTGGGCCGCGAGGAGCAGGATTTGGTGCAGCCTGTCATTCAGCAGTTCCTCAACGAGGGCCACTTGGTGTACGGCCCTTACCCCGCCGACGGCTTTTTCGGTACCCGCCAGTACCAGCAGTTCGACGCTACCCTGGCCCTTTACCACGACCAGGGCCTCATCCCATTCAAAACCATTGCCTTCGAGCGCGGTGTTAACTACACGGCTGGCCTACCGGTGGTGCGCACCTCGCCCGACCACGGCACGGCTTACGGTTTGGCAGGCAAGTTCGCGGCCGATCCTACCTCCTTCCGCGAGGCGCTGTACTTGGCCTGCGACCTGGTGCGTAACCGCACAGTTGGCAAATAA
- the plsX gene encoding phosphate acyltransferase PlsX: MKIALDAMGGDFAPQAAVDGAVLAASKLAGKAQIVLIGQEEAVRPLLEAHGEAAAALELVHATQIIQMGEHPAKAYQQKQDSSIAVGYRMLHAGEVEAFCSAGNTGAMLVGAMFSVKPVPGVLRPAIANFVPKEHGGFGIMLDVGANAECKPEMLEQFGELGSLYAQYVLGIEKPTVGLMNLGEEEGKGTTLTQQAHQLLKVNPHIHFIGNIEGRDLFNDKVDVIVCDGFTGNVVLKMAESIYDLLAARNMHDPFFDKFNYESVGGSPILGINDNAIIGHGVSTPLAICNMLLQGYQMAHSGIAEQIKSTFKS, from the coding sequence ATGAAAATAGCCCTCGACGCAATGGGAGGCGACTTCGCCCCTCAAGCTGCCGTGGACGGCGCCGTACTGGCCGCTTCAAAGCTGGCTGGCAAGGCCCAAATCGTGCTTATCGGCCAGGAAGAGGCCGTGCGCCCCTTGCTGGAGGCCCACGGCGAAGCCGCTGCCGCCCTGGAGTTGGTGCACGCCACCCAAATCATCCAAATGGGTGAGCACCCGGCCAAAGCCTACCAACAAAAGCAGGACTCGAGCATTGCCGTGGGTTACCGCATGCTGCACGCCGGCGAGGTAGAGGCCTTTTGCTCGGCCGGCAACACCGGCGCCATGCTGGTGGGCGCCATGTTCAGCGTAAAGCCTGTACCCGGCGTGCTGCGCCCCGCCATTGCCAACTTCGTTCCGAAGGAGCACGGCGGCTTTGGCATTATGCTCGATGTGGGCGCCAATGCCGAGTGCAAGCCCGAAATGCTGGAGCAGTTTGGCGAGCTTGGCTCGCTGTACGCGCAGTACGTGCTGGGCATTGAGAAGCCCACCGTGGGCCTGATGAACCTAGGCGAGGAAGAAGGCAAAGGCACCACCCTCACGCAACAGGCCCACCAGCTGCTGAAGGTGAACCCGCACATTCACTTCATCGGCAACATCGAAGGGCGCGACCTGTTCAACGACAAAGTCGACGTGATTGTGTGCGACGGTTTCACGGGCAACGTGGTGCTGAAAATGGCCGAGTCGATTTACGACCTGCTGGCCGCCCGCAACATGCACGACCCGTTCTTCGACAAATTTAACTACGAGTCGGTGGGTGGCTCGCCCATTCTGGGCATCAACGACAATGCCATTATCGGCCACGGTGTTAGCACTCCGTTGGCCATCTGTAACATGCTGCTGCAAGGCTACCAAATGGCTCATTCGGGCATTGCCGAGCAAATCAAGAGCACGTTCAAATCGTAA
- the efp gene encoding elongation factor P produces the protein MATTADFRNGLVLNYNGDLHVITEFQHVKPGKGPAFVRTKMRNIKTGKVIDNTFNAGVKVETARVEQRPHQFLYKDDYGYNFMDNSSFEQVTLPEAMVPFADLMKEGQEVTILFHAETEQPLTAELPAFVELVVTYTEPGLRGDTATNTLKPAIVETGARIQVPLFIDQDQKIRVDTRDYTYVERVK, from the coding sequence ATGGCAACCACCGCGGATTTTCGCAACGGTCTCGTTCTGAATTACAACGGCGACCTGCACGTCATCACGGAATTCCAGCACGTGAAGCCGGGCAAAGGCCCCGCTTTCGTTCGCACCAAGATGCGCAACATCAAAACGGGTAAGGTCATCGACAACACCTTCAACGCAGGTGTAAAGGTTGAAACCGCCCGTGTAGAACAGCGCCCCCACCAATTCCTCTACAAAGACGACTACGGTTACAACTTCATGGACAACAGCAGCTTCGAGCAGGTAACGCTGCCCGAGGCCATGGTGCCGTTTGCCGATTTGATGAAGGAAGGCCAGGAAGTAACCATCCTGTTCCACGCCGAAACCGAGCAGCCCCTCACGGCCGAGCTTCCCGCCTTTGTTGAGCTGGTGGTTACGTACACCGAGCCCGGCTTGCGCGGCGATACGGCCACGAACACCCTGAAGCCCGCCATCGTGGAAACGGGTGCCCGCATCCAAGTGCCGCTGTTCATCGATCAAGACCAGAAAATCCGCGTCGACACCCGCGACTACACTTATGTCGAAAGAGTCAAATAA
- the accC gene encoding acetyl-CoA carboxylase biotin carboxylase subunit — MFKKILIANRGEIALRVIRTCREMGIKTVAVYSTADKESLHVRFADEAVCIGPPPSRDSYLNIPNLIAAAEITNADAIHPGYGFLSENAEFSRICRENGIKFIGASPEMINSMGDKASAKDTMKKAGVPTIPGSDGLLDSLEQGKRVATEIKYPVILKATAGGGGRGMRIIKSEDEFEKAWNDARTEAKAAFGNDGVYLEKFVEEPRHIEIQVAGDQFGTVCHLSERDCSIQRRHQKLVEEAPSPFMTPELREKMGQAAIAGAASIGYEGVGTIEFLVDKNRDFYFMEMNTRIQVEHPVTEEVINFDLIKEQIKVAAGIPISGKNYMPKLHAMECRINAEDPTKDFRPSPGKITVLHIPGGHGVRVDTHVYAGYQIPPNYDSMIAKLITVAQTREECVVKMKRALSEFVVEGIKTTIPFHLKLMDDEDFKAGNFTTKFLESFDFSTL, encoded by the coding sequence GTGTTCAAGAAAATACTCATTGCCAACCGCGGCGAAATTGCGCTTCGCGTGATTCGCACCTGTCGCGAAATGGGGATCAAAACGGTGGCGGTTTACTCCACCGCTGACAAGGAAAGCCTGCACGTACGCTTCGCCGACGAGGCCGTGTGCATTGGCCCGCCGCCCTCCCGCGACAGCTACCTGAACATACCGAACCTGATTGCGGCCGCCGAAATCACGAACGCCGACGCCATTCACCCGGGCTACGGTTTCTTGTCGGAAAACGCGGAGTTCTCGCGCATCTGCCGCGAAAACGGCATCAAGTTCATCGGTGCCTCGCCCGAGATGATCAACTCGATGGGCGACAAAGCCTCGGCCAAGGACACGATGAAGAAGGCAGGCGTGCCCACCATCCCCGGCTCCGATGGCTTGCTCGACTCGTTGGAGCAAGGCAAGCGCGTGGCTACCGAAATCAAGTACCCCGTTATCCTGAAGGCTACGGCCGGTGGCGGTGGCCGCGGCATGCGCATCATCAAGAGCGAGGACGAGTTCGAGAAAGCCTGGAACGATGCCCGCACCGAAGCCAAAGCCGCTTTCGGTAACGACGGCGTTTACCTGGAGAAGTTTGTGGAGGAACCCCGCCACATCGAGATTCAGGTTGCCGGCGACCAGTTTGGCACCGTGTGCCACCTTTCGGAGCGTGACTGCTCGATTCAGCGCCGCCACCAAAAGTTGGTAGAAGAAGCGCCTTCTCCCTTCATGACGCCAGAGTTGCGTGAGAAAATGGGCCAGGCCGCTATTGCTGGCGCGGCCTCCATCGGCTACGAAGGCGTGGGCACGATCGAATTTTTGGTTGATAAGAACCGCGACTTCTACTTCATGGAGATGAACACCCGCATTCAGGTGGAGCACCCCGTGACGGAAGAGGTAATCAACTTCGACCTAATCAAGGAGCAAATCAAGGTAGCGGCTGGCATCCCGATTTCGGGCAAAAACTACATGCCCAAGCTGCACGCCATGGAGTGCCGCATCAACGCCGAAGACCCCACGAAGGACTTCCGTCCGTCGCCCGGCAAAATCACGGTGCTACACATTCCTGGCGGCCACGGCGTGCGCGTGGATACCCACGTGTATGCAGGCTACCAGATTCCGCCGAACTACGACTCGATGATTGCCAAGCTCATCACCGTGGCGCAAACCCGCGAGGAATGCGTTGTAAAGATGAAGCGTGCGCTGTCGGAGTTTGTGGTTGAAGGCATCAAAACGACCATCCCCTTCCACCTGAAGTTGATGGACGACGAGGACTTTAAGGCCGGTAACTTCACCACGAAGTTCCTGGAGTCGTTCGACTTCTCGACGCTGTAA
- a CDS encoding YceD family protein → MKKHTPYDLHIAALSEKTHEYVFDLGTDFFAQFDQTLIPDGKLRADVKLDKTAQRMVLDIHIEGTVKLICDRSLDEFDQPIDVTHQLLVRFGDHEAELDEDVLQITPDTQTLPLAQHFFDYIGLAIPMKKLHPRFQDEPDENPDADAKLIYSTGSAADDDDDDEDAGDPRWNALRNLN, encoded by the coding sequence GTGAAAAAGCACACTCCCTACGATTTGCACATAGCCGCCCTGAGCGAGAAAACGCACGAATACGTTTTCGACCTCGGCACGGACTTTTTTGCGCAATTCGATCAAACGCTGATTCCGGACGGCAAGCTACGGGCCGACGTGAAGCTCGACAAAACCGCGCAGCGCATGGTGCTCGACATCCACATCGAGGGCACCGTAAAGCTAATCTGCGACCGGAGCCTCGATGAGTTCGACCAACCTATCGACGTGACGCACCAGCTGCTCGTCCGCTTCGGCGACCACGAGGCCGAGCTTGACGAGGACGTGCTGCAAATCACGCCCGACACCCAAACGCTGCCCCTGGCTCAGCATTTCTTCGATTACATTGGGCTGGCTATTCCGATGAAGAAGCTGCACCCGCGCTTCCAGGACGAGCCCGACGAGAACCCCGACGCCGACGCCAAGCTCATTTACTCTACCGGCTCTGCTGCCGATGACGACGATGACGACGAGGATGCCGGCGACCCGCGGTGGAACGCGTTGCGCAACCTGAACTAG
- a CDS encoding beta-ketoacyl-ACP synthase III, producing MKLTAAITGVGAYVPDYVLTNRELETLVETNDEWIQSRTGISERRILKGENQGTSVMGIKAVEQLLRKTGTRPEEVDLLICATTTPDLVFPATANIISAAVGLTKAFSFDMQAACSGFLFALATGASFIKAGTYQKVIVVGADKMSSIVDYTDRATCIIFGDGAGAVLLEPNTEGLGLLDQELHSDGSGEPFLHQKAGGSRRPPSAETVANREHFVHQEGATVYKFAVKGMADVAAQVAERNSLTPETIDWLVPHQANKRIIDATAQRVGIGADKVMLNIQKYGNTTNATIPLCLADYESQLRKGNNLIFAAFGGGFTWGSLYLKWAYDPKPDPQNA from the coding sequence ATGAAGCTGACCGCTGCCATCACCGGCGTAGGCGCCTACGTACCCGATTACGTGCTCACCAACCGGGAACTCGAAACCCTGGTCGAAACCAACGACGAGTGGATTCAGAGCCGTACGGGAATCTCAGAACGCCGCATCCTGAAAGGTGAAAACCAAGGCACCTCGGTGATGGGCATCAAAGCCGTGGAACAACTGCTGCGCAAAACCGGCACCCGCCCCGAAGAGGTCGACCTGTTGATTTGCGCTACCACCACCCCCGATTTGGTGTTTCCGGCCACGGCCAATATCATTTCGGCAGCCGTGGGCCTAACCAAGGCGTTCAGCTTTGATATGCAGGCGGCCTGCTCGGGCTTTCTGTTCGCGTTGGCTACGGGCGCTTCGTTCATCAAAGCGGGCACGTACCAGAAAGTAATCGTGGTGGGCGCCGACAAAATGTCGAGCATCGTCGACTATACCGACCGTGCCACGTGCATCATATTCGGCGACGGGGCCGGAGCCGTGCTGCTTGAACCCAACACCGAGGGCCTAGGTCTGCTCGACCAAGAGCTGCACTCCGATGGCTCGGGCGAGCCTTTCTTGCACCAAAAAGCCGGCGGGTCGCGCCGTCCGCCCTCGGCTGAGACGGTAGCCAACCGCGAGCATTTTGTACACCAAGAAGGTGCAACGGTTTACAAGTTCGCCGTGAAAGGCATGGCCGATGTCGCCGCGCAGGTAGCCGAACGCAACAGCCTCACGCCCGAAACCATCGATTGGCTGGTGCCGCACCAAGCCAACAAGCGCATCATCGACGCCACGGCCCAGCGCGTGGGCATTGGCGCCGATAAAGTGATGCTCAACATTCAAAAATACGGCAACACCACCAACGCCACCATTCCGCTCTGCTTGGCCGATTACGAAAGCCAGCTTCGGAAAGGCAACAACCTGATTTTCGCGGCGTTTGGCGGCGGCTTCACCTGGGGTTCGTTGTACCTGAAGTGGGCCTACGACCCTAAGCCCGATCCACAGAACGCCTGA
- the accB gene encoding acetyl-CoA carboxylase biotin carboxyl carrier protein: protein MKAKELQELIDFIAKSGLNKVNIETEEFKISVQREPNTKVVSGGAPAPVQHAPAPQAAPAPQAAPAAAPAPQAAAPAAAPAEAPAASNTVALKAPMIGTFYRSSSPDTPPFVGVGDVVEQGQVICIIEAMKLFNEIEAEQRGRIVKVMVDNASPVEYDQPLFLIEPM, encoded by the coding sequence ATGAAAGCCAAAGAACTGCAAGAGCTGATCGACTTCATCGCGAAGTCGGGTCTGAACAAAGTCAACATCGAAACCGAAGAGTTTAAAATCTCGGTTCAGCGCGAGCCCAACACCAAAGTGGTAAGCGGCGGCGCCCCTGCTCCGGTGCAACACGCTCCGGCCCCGCAGGCTGCTCCGGCCCCACAAGCCGCTCCGGCAGCGGCCCCGGCTCCGCAAGCTGCCGCTCCGGCTGCTGCACCCGCCGAGGCCCCGGCCGCCAGCAACACGGTAGCGCTGAAAGCCCCGATGATTGGCACGTTCTACCGCTCGAGCAGCCCCGATACCCCTCCGTTCGTAGGCGTGGGCGACGTAGTGGAGCAGGGCCAAGTGATTTGCATCATCGAAGCCATGAAACTCTTCAACGAAATCGAAGCTGAACAGCGCGGCCGCATCGTGAAGGTGATGGTCGACAACGCTTCGCCCGTGGAGTACGACCAGCCGTTGTTCCTCATCGAGCCGATGTAA